From Streptomyces zhihengii, the proteins below share one genomic window:
- a CDS encoding LolA family protein yields the protein MAPNDSAHSTGEAGDLAGGRRKAVRYLVPLAVAGVAAGTIGLVPALASSGDPDLPKITAQELIEKIAASDTQQLSGTVRITTDLGLPSFDGLAGSLTGAGGDGDGGGSSADPSSKLTELASGTHTVRVAADGPDRQKVSVLEDSSEYSLIRNGDEVWAYDSASNEVFHSKDAAGHRDAPRDKGALPSELPTTPKEFADEVLKASADTTSFRVGGTAQVAGRDAYRLVVEPKQKGSTVKAVTIAVDAETGTPLKVTLTPGGGGKAVVDAGFTKVDFARPAASTFDFTPPKGAQVTEADEVEKEAHREFEGGKRDAGGFEVIGEGWTAIATIKGAGGPVGATPDTGELPPEAGQFLDSLGDKVTGKFGKGTVFSTRLVNALMTEDGTVYVGAVTKDALVKAADAAK from the coding sequence ATGGCACCGAACGACAGCGCACACTCCACCGGCGAGGCCGGGGACCTCGCAGGCGGACGCCGCAAGGCCGTCCGCTACCTGGTCCCGCTGGCGGTCGCCGGTGTCGCGGCGGGGACCATCGGCCTGGTCCCGGCGCTCGCCAGCTCCGGTGACCCGGATCTGCCGAAGATCACCGCCCAGGAGCTCATCGAGAAGATCGCGGCCTCCGACACCCAGCAGCTCTCCGGCACGGTGCGGATCACCACCGACCTCGGACTGCCCTCGTTCGACGGGCTGGCCGGCTCCCTGACCGGCGCGGGCGGCGACGGCGACGGGGGCGGCTCCTCCGCGGACCCGTCGTCCAAGCTCACCGAACTGGCGTCCGGCACCCACACCGTGCGCGTCGCCGCCGACGGCCCGGACCGCCAGAAGGTCTCCGTGCTGGAGGACTCGTCCGAGTACAGCCTCATCCGCAACGGTGACGAGGTCTGGGCGTACGACAGCGCCTCGAACGAGGTCTTCCACAGCAAGGACGCCGCCGGGCACCGGGACGCCCCCCGCGACAAGGGCGCCCTCCCCTCGGAACTGCCCACCACGCCCAAGGAGTTCGCCGACGAGGTGCTGAAGGCCTCCGCCGACACCACGTCGTTCCGCGTCGGCGGCACGGCGCAGGTGGCCGGCCGGGACGCCTACCGGCTCGTCGTCGAGCCGAAGCAGAAGGGCTCGACGGTCAAGGCCGTCACCATCGCGGTCGACGCCGAGACGGGCACGCCGCTGAAGGTCACCCTCACGCCCGGCGGCGGGGGCAAGGCCGTGGTCGACGCGGGCTTCACCAAGGTCGACTTCGCCCGCCCCGCCGCGTCCACCTTCGACTTCACCCCGCCCAAGGGCGCCCAGGTGACCGAGGCCGACGAGGTGGAGAAGGAGGCCCACCGGGAGTTCGAGGGCGGCAAGCGGGACGCCGGCGGCTTCGAGGTCATCGGCGAGGGCTGGACGGCCATCGCGACGATCAAGGGGGCCGGCGGCCCGGTCGGCGCCACGCCGGACACCGGCGAACTGCCGCCGGAGGCGGGCCAGTTCCTGGACTCGCTCGGCGACAAGGTCACCGGCAAGTTCGGCAAGGGCACCGTCTTCTCCACCCGGCTGGTGAACGCCCTGATGACCGAGGACGGCACCGTCTACGTCGGCGCGGTCACCAAGGACGCGCTGGTGAAGGCCGCCGACGCGGCGAAGTAG
- a CDS encoding polyprenyl synthetase family protein, translated as MTVVGPFGLSVRDQALEADVQTGLSAVEAGLLDATKSEVPFITEAAQHLVHAGGKRFRPLLVMLAAQFGDPYAPGVVPSAVVVELTHLATLYHDDVMDEADVRRGVASANSRWGNSVAVLTGDFLFARASHILADLGPEAVRIQAEAFERLVTGQILETAGPRDGRDPVDHYLDVLAGKTGSLVAVSCRFGAMMAGADERVVDVLTQYGERLGVAFQLADDVLDIASDSHESGKTPGTDLREGIATLPVLLLRAAAEAHGRPEDLELAALLDGDLSDDARHAEALRLLRAHPALEQARRDTVRYAQEARALLAPLPDGYAKAALQELCDAVVHRAG; from the coding sequence GTGACCGTCGTCGGGCCGTTCGGGCTGAGCGTGCGGGACCAGGCTCTTGAGGCCGATGTCCAGACCGGGCTGTCGGCTGTCGAGGCGGGCCTGCTCGATGCCACCAAGAGCGAGGTTCCGTTCATCACGGAGGCCGCGCAGCACCTCGTCCACGCGGGCGGCAAGCGTTTCCGCCCGCTGCTGGTGATGCTGGCGGCCCAGTTCGGCGACCCGTACGCGCCGGGTGTCGTGCCCTCGGCGGTGGTCGTCGAGCTCACCCACCTCGCCACGCTGTACCACGACGACGTGATGGACGAGGCGGACGTCCGCCGCGGGGTGGCCAGCGCCAACAGCCGCTGGGGCAACTCGGTCGCGGTGCTCACCGGCGACTTCCTCTTCGCGCGCGCCTCGCACATCCTGGCCGACCTCGGCCCCGAGGCCGTCCGCATCCAGGCGGAGGCGTTCGAGCGCCTCGTCACGGGCCAGATCCTGGAGACCGCGGGCCCGCGCGACGGCCGCGACCCGGTCGACCACTACCTCGACGTCCTCGCCGGCAAGACCGGATCGCTGGTCGCCGTGTCGTGCCGGTTCGGCGCGATGATGGCGGGCGCCGACGAGCGCGTGGTGGACGTCCTCACCCAGTACGGGGAGCGCCTCGGCGTCGCCTTCCAGCTCGCCGACGACGTCCTGGACATCGCCTCCGACTCCCACGAGTCCGGCAAGACCCCCGGCACCGACCTGCGCGAGGGCATCGCCACGCTGCCCGTCCTGCTGCTGCGCGCCGCCGCCGAGGCGCACGGCCGTCCGGAGGACCTGGAGCTGGCCGCCCTGCTCGACGGCGACCTCTCCGACGACGCCCGCCACGCCGAGGCGCTGCGGCTGCTGCGCGCCCACCCGGCGCTGGAGCAGGCCCGCCGGGACACCGTGCGCTACGCCCAGGAGGCCCGGGCGCTGCTCGCGCCGCTCCCGGACGGCTACGCGAAGGCGGCCCTCCAGGAGCTCTGCGACGCGGTCGTCCACCGCGCCGGCTGA